The Leishmania mexicana MHOM/GT/2001/U1103 complete genome, chromosome 25 genome contains the following window.
TGTACACAGCCGGCATCGACGCGGACATAAACTCAGCGCGGAGAAAAACGCCAGGAAGAAGCGCACCGCTCTCAGCCTGACGCtcttcgcccctccccccactcccagaaacccacacatgcacgctcGCCGATGACCCGTACACAGACTCCGGCCACGCACAGGAGggcaggagagggaagagccTCGGCCACCGATGACTCAGCACTGCCTCGTGGCGTATACAGGCAGGCCCACATCATCTTACCAGAGATTGCTCCCACCGGCTGCATCGCGGAGAGAAAACAGCAGCCGCAAGGTGAACGATGGGGAGGACGGCTTTAGTGTGATGGAAGCAGAGACCCGGCTGCACgatgcgtgggtgtgcgccacacgcacaggcaccgAAGGACGCGCACGTTtagctgtgtgtgtgtgtgtgtgtgtgcacgcgtgtgcgtctgcgctAGCGTGTGGCCAGTGCAGCTTAAGCGGGAATGTAGAACTTGCGCTGGCCAGGAGCAGCAGTATCGCCGAGGGCGGCCGCGTATTGGTCGCTGTATTGCCACACGTGCGACATGTGGTCCCACGGGGAGTTGTTGATGGCCTCCTCCCACTCCTTGTTGACTGTCTTGCGCCACGTCGGGTTGTTTGCCGGCATATACGTGCCGTAGTAGTACTTGAGACCGCTGAATATGATGAAGCCGTGCGTGGCGAGCACCACCAACATGAGAATGACCGGGTGGCGGGGGAGCTTCTGGCCCTCGCCGAAGATCTTGTCCGACACACGCATCGCGATGACGGTGTCAACTGCGTCCTTAAACTGCTGGGGGTCCTTGAAGTGCGCCATCGCTTCTGGGGAGTAGAAAACCTCCTTCTTCATGGCGTAGACCCACTTGAAGCTGTATGCGA
Protein-coding sequences here:
- a CDS encoding putative cytochrome c oxidase VII, with amino-acid sequence MPRPFGVWAPATTLAEYRARIPNPFAYSFKWVYAMKKEVFYSPEAMAHFKDPQQFKDAVDTVIAMRVSDKIFGEGQKLPRHPVILMLVVLATHGFIIFSGLKYYYGTYMPANNPTWRKTVNKEWEEAINNSPWDHMSHVWQYSDQYAAALGDTAAPGQRKFYIPA